A single window of Bacteroidia bacterium DNA harbors:
- a CDS encoding cbb3-type cytochrome c oxidase subunit I, whose translation MSTIKAFIKADTKEQKASTGSLSALFADMPKVKLIDTPVVIAFIITAAVWLGFVQAAGWFLAMKFHAPWFGHSMWTHFGRFRAVHTSGMALAGFGTFLMGLSYYMIPKLTGRRMAFGPKMGWAIFTLWNLSLIVGFISVMIGDNPGIEVADLGPYASIPLFIAFAMFAATVLTTILTRKEEKMYVSLWYLTVCVIWASMNLILGYVIIPNFTWGVDNMNLHGAYLHYTVGLLITPGGLAIIYYFLPLAAQRPLYSHKLSLIGFWTIALVYPFVGAHHYLYSPLPKWVQDIAIATSWLLMVPVLTVTQNFYGTMTGNWKRFNQNHGVRFLLLGAFWYFLGSLQGSLESFRAVQDLTHFTDFVVGHAHMATYGAFILFISAGGYYVIPRVTGRRLYSKALADWHWWLTVIGLTGMLAVLTFQGPLQGQMWASGIDFVDSMAAMIPYWEMRTFFGWLSDVSQILYAINIILTVVKGQKVPNATDDFIEPKQRTKEIEELLALKETITVQK comes from the coding sequence ATGAGTACAATAAAAGCTTTCATAAAAGCAGATACAAAAGAACAAAAAGCTTCCACAGGTTCACTATCCGCTCTATTTGCGGATATGCCCAAAGTGAAGCTAATTGATACACCTGTTGTAATTGCATTCATTATAACCGCTGCAGTTTGGCTAGGCTTTGTACAGGCCGCAGGCTGGTTCCTGGCTATGAAGTTTCATGCGCCCTGGTTTGGACATTCTATGTGGACACACTTCGGCAGATTCCGTGCTGTTCATACCTCAGGTATGGCACTAGCTGGGTTTGGCACTTTCCTAATGGGACTTTCATACTATATGATTCCCAAGCTCACAGGCAGGCGCATGGCGTTCGGACCTAAAATGGGATGGGCGATTTTTACACTATGGAATTTGTCTTTGATAGTGGGATTTATTTCGGTAATGATAGGAGATAACCCAGGAATTGAAGTAGCAGATTTAGGACCCTATGCATCTATACCCTTGTTTATAGCTTTTGCAATGTTCGCAGCTACCGTTTTGACTACTATTCTTACTCGTAAAGAAGAAAAAATGTATGTATCCTTGTGGTATCTTACTGTGTGTGTAATATGGGCAAGCATGAACCTCATTCTTGGATACGTCATCATACCAAACTTCACTTGGGGTGTAGACAATATGAATTTACACGGCGCATATTTGCACTACACAGTAGGGCTACTCATAACCCCTGGCGGATTAGCTATCATTTATTACTTTTTACCATTAGCAGCACAAAGACCCCTATACAGCCATAAACTCTCCTTAATAGGTTTTTGGACAATTGCGCTAGTCTATCCTTTTGTAGGTGCCCATCATTATTTATACTCGCCACTACCTAAGTGGGTCCAAGATATCGCTATTGCCACTTCATGGCTATTGATGGTACCTGTACTTACTGTAACTCAAAACTTCTACGGTACTATGACAGGCAATTGGAAACGCTTTAATCAAAATCACGGCGTACGCTTTTTGCTATTGGGAGCATTTTGGTATTTCTTAGGCTCTCTACAAGGCTCATTAGAATCATTCCGCGCAGTACAAGACCTTACACACTTTACAGACTTTGTAGTAGGACATGCACACATGGCTACTTACGGAGCATTTATTCTCTTTATTTCAGCAGGAGGGTACTATGTCATTCCCCGAGTTACGGGTAGGCGATTATACAGTAAAGCACTTGCGGATTGGCACTGGTGGCTAACCGTTATCGGACTAACAGGAATGTTAGCTGTACTTACTTTCCAAGGTCCTCTACAAGGTCAAATGTGGGCATCAGGAATAGACTTTGTAGACTCAATGGCTGCCATGATACCTTATTGGGAAATGAGAACCTTCTTTGGCTGGTTATCTGATGTTAGCCAAATTCTATACGCTATTAACATTATACTTACTGTAGTAAAAGGTCAGAAAGTACCTAATGCTACTGACGATTTCATTGAACCTAAACAACGTACAAAAGAAATAGAGGAATTACTAGCATTGAAAGAAACTATAACTGTCCAAAAGTAA
- a CDS encoding carboxypeptidase regulatory-like domain-containing protein gives MGLVACKSKAVREPLVTGNADSLRTALESSGEKKGGAENAASASSSSTEIVSGEYTVEEVKNGGTLAGKVTFKGNPTVEDFVVVKDADKCGVKGGRLKSDRIIVGPGGGLANTWISIVNITKGKALEKKDVLLDQKGCFYTPHIQLVAVGAKAKLRNSDPILHNVHAYTDEGKSNNLFNEAMPLKDQEIVKEITQAGVFPMVCDAGHTWMNAYFIAVNHPYNALTDNNGNFEIKDIPPGKYKVRAWHEGYKIANKEKKDNGDYSYTFEPPYVVEKEVEIKPGAKTELNFEIIGR, from the coding sequence GTGGGCTTAGTGGCTTGCAAGAGCAAGGCAGTACGCGAGCCACTAGTTACAGGTAATGCAGACTCATTGAGAACTGCATTAGAGAGTAGTGGTGAGAAAAAGGGTGGAGCAGAAAATGCAGCTAGTGCTTCAAGTAGCTCCACTGAAATTGTATCAGGCGAATATACCGTAGAAGAAGTTAAGAACGGAGGAACTTTAGCAGGCAAAGTTACCTTCAAAGGTAATCCAACCGTAGAAGACTTCGTAGTAGTTAAAGATGCAGATAAATGTGGCGTAAAAGGTGGAAGACTAAAGTCTGATCGCATTATTGTAGGTCCAGGAGGGGGACTAGCTAATACGTGGATCTCTATCGTCAACATTACCAAAGGTAAAGCTTTGGAGAAAAAAGACGTACTACTAGATCAAAAAGGATGCTTCTATACACCACATATTCAGCTAGTTGCAGTAGGAGCAAAAGCTAAGCTCAGAAACAGTGACCCTATTCTGCACAATGTACACGCCTACACTGATGAAGGTAAATCCAATAATCTATTCAATGAAGCTATGCCTCTTAAAGATCAAGAAATTGTCAAAGAAATTACTCAGGCAGGTGTCTTCCCTATGGTCTGTGATGCAGGTCATACTTGGATGAACGCGTATTTTATTGCTGTAAATCATCCTTATAATGCTTTGACCGACAACAATGGTAATTTTGAAATTAAAGATATTCCCCCTGGAAAGTACAAAGTTCGCGCTTGGCATGAAGGATATAAAATAGCAAACAAGGAGAAAAAAGATAACGGAGATTATTCCTATACATTTGAGCCCCCTTATGTGGTAGAGAAAGAGGTAGAAATTAAACCTGGTGCAAAAACAGAACTAAATTTTGAAATTATAGGTAGGTAA
- a CDS encoding c-type cytochrome yields the protein MRSFFKNLGNSIRESLTQLSVDVKTAARELSWRNIRGLAKDPVETRNYATVYMIFSGLLFLSTVYAAFNEFSGRERRPWKRWINEYKTAGLKIVDSLQSAIETKNGEQFRKRLAELEAAKARAKDSLRKYPAYVKLSEEYYKLATQLREFNRELADIKAYDSQDYYAYTEALKKNDYSTANKLKAKLDNYKVQIEGKIKQVEETRRKRDEKKVELDKYEKIINDLEAKIEALKGKLVALEAAKKAYNEKRIKVQQVIMRNYGTNNFGEYNMEVDRCQSCHAAWNDSLFSEKYYKGQFKEVSYEEFAEMHWKFHAPVSADEYEAKKPEEQKKILEEVAKHYKGKVKVSGNRLAIRKDPLQYHSPEIMRVHNIEKMGCISCHAGQGRALKASHAHSRHGEPDYDHYWERPLLQGKFVEASCQSCHSTAINLPMAETVSLGKKLVFDLGCNGCHAVPNQEKYPVRKVGPNLAYVMKKDNPEFVYNWLLNPKDFYPHTRMPNFYLEEIDARNITAFLNSLTEKDTTYKPLKYPGNGDPVNGKTLTLQIGCTGCHSVDKIDWASISKTPALREGPGFGPNLNKVGSKVNPDWLFDWLINPKHYYSETKMPSMRLTEQEAADITAYLMTLKKSEKHKFKPIDMASLKDANNIANGEKMVKMLGCYGCHNIREDINKLSNVSVSLTEEADKTTHEFDFGNTIRGDKYNIGHTWEGWIKGKIRDPRQYSTNRIPLMMPNFGLNETEVEAIAVAIKGWTNRKISTQYQPQYTEINANYDAGQYFVRDNNCIGCHQIEDYKGAYIHQQIPEPTNRPPLLTHQGIKTQEDWLLKFFNNPKLDGYGIRPWLKVRMPSFQHSDEEWGYAIRYFLAIKKKHVNIENYKNIPTTPEKIAMGKALFEKFQCVSCHYISGPSMEEQTKAGKLAPNLGMVYERLKPQYVYEWIGWPASLMPGVNMPNYFGEGYTMTAVPDSNLAKLGMDAKAMARYQGEAIRDYLFYMNSNLAQQEDKKKTQPKKTQNKHK from the coding sequence ATGAGAAGTTTTTTCAAAAATTTAGGAAATAGCATAAGAGAAAGTCTTACTCAACTTAGTGTTGATGTAAAGACTGCTGCGAGAGAGCTAAGCTGGCGAAATATTCGCGGGCTTGCTAAAGATCCTGTTGAAACACGGAATTATGCTACCGTGTACATGATTTTTTCAGGATTGTTGTTTTTGTCTACGGTTTATGCAGCTTTTAATGAGTTTTCGGGTAGAGAACGCCGCCCATGGAAAAGATGGATAAACGAATACAAAACAGCAGGATTAAAAATTGTAGATTCTCTTCAAAGCGCAATAGAAACTAAAAACGGTGAACAATTTCGCAAACGCCTGGCTGAATTAGAAGCTGCCAAAGCACGTGCGAAAGACTCTTTGCGAAAATACCCTGCTTATGTTAAGTTATCGGAAGAATATTACAAGTTGGCTACTCAACTTCGTGAATTCAATAGAGAATTAGCAGATATCAAAGCATACGACTCACAAGACTATTACGCATATACAGAAGCACTTAAAAAGAACGATTATAGCACTGCAAACAAACTCAAAGCAAAGCTGGACAACTACAAAGTACAAATTGAAGGCAAAATTAAACAAGTAGAAGAAACTCGCCGAAAACGTGATGAGAAAAAAGTAGAATTAGATAAATATGAAAAAATTATCAACGATCTAGAAGCCAAAATTGAAGCACTTAAAGGAAAGCTAGTTGCATTAGAAGCAGCGAAAAAAGCTTACAATGAAAAAAGAATTAAAGTTCAGCAAGTAATAATGAGAAACTACGGCACTAACAATTTTGGGGAGTATAACATGGAAGTTGACAGATGCCAAAGCTGTCATGCTGCATGGAATGACTCATTATTTAGTGAAAAGTACTACAAGGGTCAATTCAAAGAAGTATCTTACGAAGAGTTTGCAGAAATGCACTGGAAATTCCATGCCCCTGTTAGTGCAGATGAATATGAAGCCAAAAAACCCGAAGAGCAAAAGAAAATTCTTGAAGAGGTAGCGAAACACTATAAAGGTAAAGTAAAAGTATCAGGAAATAGGCTGGCCATTCGCAAGGATCCGTTACAATACCACAGTCCTGAAATCATGAGAGTTCACAATATTGAAAAAATGGGCTGTATTAGCTGCCATGCAGGACAAGGGAGAGCCCTCAAAGCCTCACATGCCCATTCAAGACACGGTGAACCTGACTACGACCACTATTGGGAAAGACCCCTTCTACAAGGTAAGTTTGTAGAAGCCAGCTGCCAAAGCTGCCATAGTACAGCCATCAATCTGCCAATGGCTGAAACAGTTTCGTTAGGTAAAAAGTTAGTGTTCGATCTCGGATGTAATGGATGCCATGCAGTCCCTAATCAAGAAAAATATCCTGTCCGCAAGGTAGGACCCAACTTAGCTTACGTGATGAAAAAAGATAACCCCGAGTTTGTATATAATTGGCTACTCAACCCCAAAGACTTCTATCCTCATACCAGAATGCCTAACTTCTACCTTGAAGAAATTGATGCTCGTAATATAACTGCATTTCTCAATAGCCTAACAGAAAAAGATACTACATACAAACCTCTAAAATATCCAGGTAACGGTGATCCTGTAAATGGAAAAACACTAACTCTACAAATTGGCTGTACAGGGTGCCATAGTGTAGACAAAATAGATTGGGCGTCTATCTCTAAAACTCCTGCTTTACGAGAAGGTCCAGGGTTCGGTCCTAATCTAAACAAAGTAGGTTCAAAAGTAAATCCTGATTGGCTATTTGATTGGCTAATCAATCCTAAGCACTACTATTCTGAAACCAAAATGCCTAGCATGAGGCTTACAGAGCAAGAAGCAGCTGATATTACCGCATACCTAATGACTCTCAAAAAATCCGAAAAACATAAATTCAAACCCATAGATATGGCTTCACTCAAAGACGCTAACAACATTGCGAATGGAGAAAAAATGGTCAAAATGCTCGGATGCTACGGATGCCACAATATCCGCGAAGACATTAACAAACTAAGCAACGTTAGCGTGTCTTTAACCGAAGAAGCAGACAAGACCACACATGAATTTGACTTCGGTAACACAATACGCGGAGATAAATACAACATTGGACACACTTGGGAAGGTTGGATTAAAGGAAAGATACGCGATCCACGCCAATACTCTACTAATCGTATTCCTCTCATGATGCCCAACTTTGGATTAAATGAAACCGAAGTAGAAGCAATTGCCGTAGCTATTAAAGGTTGGACAAATCGTAAGATCAGCACACAGTATCAACCTCAATACACAGAAATCAATGCAAACTATGATGCAGGACAATACTTTGTTAGGGACAACAACTGTATTGGCTGCCACCAAATCGAGGATTACAAGGGTGCGTACATTCATCAACAAATTCCTGAACCTACCAACCGACCACCTTTACTAACTCATCAAGGTATCAAAACACAAGAAGACTGGCTGCTTAAATTCTTTAATAATCCAAAGCTTGACGGCTACGGAATTAGGCCATGGTTAAAAGTACGCATGCCCTCTTTCCAACATTCAGATGAGGAATGGGGCTACGCCATACGCTATTTCTTGGCTATTAAGAAAAAACACGTAAATATTGAAAACTACAAAAATATTCCGACTACTCCTGAAAAAATAGCAATGGGCAAGGCACTATTTGAAAAATTCCAATGTGTGAGTTGTCATTATATCAGCGGCCCTTCAATGGAGGAACAAACTAAAGCAGGAAAACTCGCACCTAACTTAGGTATGGTCTATGAACGCTTAAAACCACAGTATGTATACGAATGGATTGGTTGGCCTGCCAGCCTAATGCCAGGCGTTAATATGCCCAACTACTTCGGAGAAGGCTACACTATGACAGCAGTACCTGATAGCAACTTGGCAAAACTAGGTATGGACGCCAAAGCTATGGCAAGGTACCAAGGCGAAGCTATCAGAGACTATCTGTTCTACATGAACTCTAACCTGGCGCAACAAGAAGATAAGAAAAAAACACAACCTAAAAAAACTCAAAATAAACATAAGTAA
- a CDS encoding cytochrome C, which translates to MQEGLKNFWHLVSLPDNVPIIGMLALVIFYTWQSMRKALRNDRLGTPVEASMTDRVQVWPYLVRIEFLTSIVVILILTIWSVGIDAPLEEPANPGRTPNPSKAPWYFLGLQEMLVYFDPWLAGIVFPFLIQAGLMAIPYVDINPKGNGYYTWKERRFAIGFFMFGFLILWVFLIILGTLLRGPGWNFFFPWEEWDAHKVVAANSRDWPELFGKFPAKNVDGSINTGHIIIGSLSIIGYYFFGNLLLKKVILPRATKDKDIVKKLGPLRYATVSFFVLTCMTMPIKIILRLTLNVKYVLATPWINF; encoded by the coding sequence ATGCAAGAAGGATTAAAAAATTTTTGGCATTTAGTTTCATTACCTGACAACGTACCAATCATTGGTATGTTAGCTTTGGTGATTTTCTACACATGGCAGTCAATGCGCAAAGCGCTTCGAAACGATCGCTTAGGTACCCCTGTGGAAGCTAGCATGACTGACCGTGTGCAAGTGTGGCCTTACTTAGTAAGAATTGAGTTTCTCACTTCTATTGTGGTTATTCTCATACTTACTATATGGAGCGTAGGTATTGATGCACCTTTGGAAGAACCTGCAAACCCTGGCAGAACCCCTAACCCATCAAAAGCACCTTGGTATTTCTTGGGATTACAAGAAATGTTAGTATACTTTGATCCTTGGCTAGCAGGAATTGTATTCCCGTTCTTAATCCAAGCAGGGTTAATGGCTATACCGTATGTAGATATCAATCCCAAAGGAAATGGCTACTATACATGGAAAGAGCGACGTTTTGCAATAGGTTTCTTTATGTTTGGTTTTCTTATCCTTTGGGTATTTTTGATTATACTAGGAACACTACTTAGAGGTCCAGGATGGAACTTTTTCTTTCCTTGGGAAGAATGGGATGCACACAAGGTAGTAGCTGCCAATAGTAGAGATTGGCCAGAACTATTCGGAAAATTCCCTGCCAAAAATGTAGACGGTTCTATCAACACAGGACATATAATTATCGGTTCGCTTTCTATCATAGGCTACTATTTCTTTGGAAATTTACTACTGAAGAAAGTTATTCTACCTCGTGCAACAAAAGATAAAGACATAGTTAAAAAGCTTGGACCTCTACGTTACGCAACGGTTTCTTTCTTTGTGCTTACCTGTATGACAATGCCTATAAAAATTATTTTGCGATTGACCTTGAATGTGAAGTATGTGCTTGCAACCCCATGGATTAATTTCTAA
- a CDS encoding ubiquinol-cytochrome c reductase iron-sulfur subunit, translating into MAENTKEVTKAENTAVTKAVEEDRHLYFGNRRSFLSKIAWGSFFAYFGLFVFGSVRGLFNRVIYEPSKSFKAGFPNEYTPGTVDERFKPTQKVWIIRTKEGFIAQSTVCTHLGCTPRWLPAENKFKCPCHGSGFYGIMADPKEIAVNFEGPAPRPLERYKITLDTDGQILINKAVVFLGEKGQWDQPGAFLPYKG; encoded by the coding sequence ATGGCAGAAAATACAAAAGAAGTAACAAAAGCAGAAAATACTGCTGTAACAAAAGCAGTAGAAGAAGACAGACATCTATACTTTGGTAACCGAAGGAGCTTTTTGAGCAAAATTGCATGGGGCTCTTTCTTTGCTTACTTTGGTTTATTTGTTTTTGGTTCTGTAAGGGGTTTATTCAACCGCGTAATTTATGAGCCATCTAAGTCTTTCAAAGCAGGCTTTCCAAATGAATACACACCAGGCACAGTAGACGAGAGATTCAAGCCCACTCAAAAAGTATGGATTATTCGCACAAAAGAGGGATTTATTGCACAAAGTACTGTGTGTACCCATTTAGGGTGCACGCCCAGATGGCTACCTGCGGAGAACAAGTTCAAGTGCCCATGCCACGGTAGCGGTTTCTATGGAATTATGGCTGATCCGAAAGAAATTGCGGTAAATTTTGAAGGTCCCGCACCACGCCCATTAGAGCGCTATAAAATTACACTTGATACTGATGGACAAATCCTTATTAACAAAGCAGTAGTCTTTTTAGGTGAGAAAGGGCAGTGGGATCAGCCTGGAGCATTTCTACCATACAAAGGATAA
- a CDS encoding 4Fe-4S binding protein, giving the protein MSKVERLSKRVAVIDATGCTGCMVCMEFCEFDAIIKVPNPYADDPTVSSICQVDLLQCTGCAWCAKPCPWDVIQMFNRELIPEEAILEDDEIAARGVLLTAGNLSGE; this is encoded by the coding sequence ATGAGCAAAGTAGAAAGATTATCTAAAAGAGTAGCAGTTATAGATGCTACGGGATGCACAGGCTGTATGGTCTGTATGGAATTCTGTGAATTTGATGCTATCATCAAGGTACCGAATCCTTATGCGGATGATCCGACGGTATCATCTATTTGCCAAGTAGATTTGCTGCAATGTACAGGTTGCGCATGGTGTGCTAAGCCTTGTCCATGGGATGTAATTCAAATGTTTAACAGAGAGTTAATTCCCGAAGAAGCGATATTAGAAGATGACGAAATTGCAGCAAGGGGGGTTTTACTAACAGCAGGTAATTTAAGTGGAGAATAA
- the fbp gene encoding class 1 fructose-bisphosphatase → MVITLEQFIIERQKEIPDSTGVFSQILRDIGLAAKIVSREVNKAGLVDILGITGTTNVQGEEVKKLDVYANNTFIKALKKGGAVCAIASEEQEEIISIDGPNAKYAITLDPLDGSSNIDVNVSIGTIFSIYRRVSEMGPGTEEDCLQVGSKQVAAGYVIYGSSTMLVYTTGNGVNGFTLDPSIGEFCLSHPNLKIPKRGKIYSINEGNIKEYSIGVQKYIDYLHDTDKATSRPYSARYIGSMVADFHRNLLQGGIFIYPASKKSPNGKLRLLYEANPMAFILEQAGGRASNGFEPILQIQPKELHQRVPLFMGSEEDVIMAEKFMQEYGHGF, encoded by the coding sequence ATGGTCATCACGTTGGAACAGTTTATTATTGAGCGCCAAAAAGAAATTCCCGACAGTACAGGTGTGTTCTCTCAAATTTTAAGAGACATTGGTCTAGCTGCCAAAATTGTGAGCAGAGAAGTCAACAAAGCAGGATTAGTAGATATTTTAGGAATTACAGGTACAACTAACGTACAAGGGGAAGAAGTAAAAAAGTTAGATGTATATGCGAACAATACGTTTATTAAAGCTCTTAAAAAAGGAGGTGCAGTATGTGCAATTGCATCCGAAGAGCAGGAAGAAATTATTTCCATAGATGGACCAAATGCTAAATACGCTATCACACTTGACCCTTTGGATGGCTCATCTAATATTGACGTGAATGTGTCCATAGGAACAATATTTTCCATTTACAGGCGTGTTTCAGAAATGGGACCTGGTACAGAAGAGGACTGCTTACAAGTAGGTTCAAAACAAGTTGCTGCAGGCTATGTGATATATGGTTCAAGCACAATGCTGGTCTATACCACAGGCAACGGCGTAAATGGATTTACCTTAGATCCTTCTATTGGTGAGTTTTGTTTATCTCATCCTAACCTTAAAATTCCCAAGCGCGGCAAAATTTATTCTATCAATGAGGGCAATATCAAAGAGTACAGCATCGGAGTTCAGAAATATATTGACTATCTACATGATACAGACAAAGCTACCTCTCGCCCTTATTCTGCGCGATATATAGGTTCTATGGTAGCAGATTTTCATAGAAACTTGCTTCAAGGCGGGATTTTTATCTATCCTGCAAGCAAAAAGTCCCCAAATGGTAAATTAAGACTACTTTACGAAGCTAATCCAATGGCTTTTATCCTTGAACAAGCAGGAGGTAGAGCAAGCAACGGCTTTGAACCTATCCTACAAATACAGCCAAAAGAATTGCATCAGAGAGTACCTTTATTTATGGGAAGTGAAGAAGACGTAATAATGGCAGAAAAATTTATGCAAGAATATGGGCATGGCTTTTGA
- a CDS encoding OmpA family protein → MKNDYMRLLIFGLIWLVGFYNLQAQTTAQKSPVLYDKGEGSLRNEYFMPTSGTIMFYDVITKALVATAEAKQDGTFTVKLPRNRRLYFEIKSGGRVYKFDGEDYELYTSSDSDPLQLLRLDFVLNPRYLKESSSENNNSKDHIVLKRVHFDPGSANLRPESYDDLDAVVELLRKNPDLRIEIQGHTDNQGSSQKNMQLSQERAIAVKNYLVKKGIHPSRIEAVGYGDTQPIAPNDTEENRQKNRRIEYRILN, encoded by the coding sequence ATGAAAAATGATTATATGAGATTATTGATATTTGGGTTAATTTGGTTGGTAGGCTTTTATAATCTGCAAGCCCAAACTACGGCTCAAAAATCACCTGTATTATATGATAAAGGAGAGGGTTCACTACGAAATGAGTACTTCATGCCTACGTCAGGTACTATCATGTTCTATGATGTAATAACCAAAGCTCTAGTAGCCACAGCAGAAGCTAAACAAGATGGAACATTTACTGTAAAATTACCAAGAAATAGACGCCTATATTTTGAAATAAAGTCAGGTGGTAGAGTATACAAGTTTGATGGTGAAGACTATGAATTATATACCTCTTCTGACAGTGATCCCTTACAGTTGCTACGTTTAGACTTTGTACTTAACCCAAGATACTTGAAAGAAAGCAGTTCTGAAAATAATAATTCAAAAGACCATATCGTATTAAAAAGAGTACATTTTGATCCTGGGTCTGCCAATTTACGCCCCGAGTCTTACGACGACCTAGACGCTGTGGTAGAACTTTTGAGAAAAAATCCTGATTTACGAATTGAAATTCAAGGACATACAGATAATCAAGGAAGTAGCCAAAAAAATATGCAGCTCTCTCAAGAAAGAGCAATCGCTGTTAAAAACTATCTTGTTAAAAAAGGTATACATCCCAGCCGAATTGAAGCTGTGGGGTACGGGGATACACAACCTATTGCCCCTAATGACACTGAAGAAAATAGACAGAAAAATAGAAGAATTGAATACAGAATTCTTAATTAA
- a CDS encoding LemA family protein has protein sequence MKNSVKLIILGIVSLLVVGFLFNGCSKYNALVEQDEKMNTEKANVKTAWSKVENQYQRRADLIPNLVETVKGYTKYEKEIITNIEAARSGILSIKKADPEDPNSVREYVEKQNRYNIGTWLMPIVAQYPELKANQQFMNLQTQLEGTENRITVARNDYINQVNRYNEAVQKYNTYIRKFPNNIYAAIFGFHRKEVMENPFKAKEGSDVAPTIKF, from the coding sequence ATGAAAAACAGTGTAAAACTCATCATACTGGGTATTGTCAGCTTATTGGTAGTAGGTTTTCTTTTCAACGGTTGCAGCAAGTATAATGCGTTGGTAGAGCAAGATGAAAAAATGAATACAGAAAAAGCTAATGTAAAAACTGCATGGTCAAAAGTAGAAAACCAGTATCAGCGAAGAGCAGACTTGATTCCGAATTTAGTAGAAACAGTAAAGGGTTATACCAAATATGAAAAAGAAATTATCACTAACATTGAAGCCGCTCGAAGCGGTATTTTGAGCATTAAAAAAGCCGATCCTGAAGATCCAAACTCGGTTAGAGAATATGTAGAAAAGCAAAACCGTTACAATATAGGCACTTGGTTAATGCCCATAGTAGCCCAATATCCTGAACTTAAAGCTAACCAGCAGTTTATGAATCTACAAACTCAATTAGAAGGTACAGAAAACCGAATTACAGTAGCCCGAAATGACTATATTAACCAAGTAAATAGATACAATGAAGCAGTACAAAAGTACAACACTTATATTCGTAAGTTTCCTAATAACATTTACGCAGCTATTTTTGGTTTTCATCGTAAAGAGGTAATGGAAAATCCCTTTAAGGCAAAAGAAGGTTCAGATGTAGCACCTACGATTAAGTTTTAG